One Antiquaquibacter oligotrophicus genomic region harbors:
- a CDS encoding segregation and condensation protein A produces the protein MARSPDAVGELETDTSGFRVSLANFSGPFDLLLSLISKHELDITEVSLSAVTDEFISYLKGLDTEEELDEASEFLVIAATLLDLKVAGLLPQGELVDAEDVALLEARDLLFARLLQYRAFKEVSRWFADRLETESSRHFRSVRLEEKYRRQVPELVWTLSADDFAALAALAFAPREIPAVGLDHLHAPLVSIREQAAHVVTMLRRGEPMSFRQLIAGSEQKGVVIARFLAVLELYRGAFIAFEQLEPLGELTIQWTSEHWSDDSLANLGADYGH, from the coding sequence GTGGCGCGGTCGCCTGACGCTGTCGGCGAGCTCGAGACGGATACCTCGGGGTTTCGGGTCTCCCTCGCCAACTTCAGCGGCCCCTTCGATCTGCTGCTCTCGCTCATCAGCAAACACGAGCTGGACATCACGGAGGTCTCGCTCTCGGCGGTGACCGACGAGTTCATCTCCTACCTCAAGGGTCTCGACACGGAGGAGGAGCTCGACGAGGCGAGTGAGTTCCTCGTGATCGCCGCGACCCTCCTCGATCTCAAGGTTGCCGGCCTCCTGCCGCAGGGTGAGCTCGTGGATGCGGAGGATGTCGCGCTCCTCGAGGCGCGTGACCTCCTGTTTGCCCGACTGTTGCAGTATCGCGCCTTCAAGGAGGTATCGCGATGGTTTGCCGACCGGCTCGAGACCGAATCATCCCGGCACTTCCGCTCGGTGCGACTCGAAGAGAAGTACCGCCGACAGGTGCCCGAGCTCGTGTGGACACTCTCGGCCGACGACTTCGCGGCGCTCGCCGCCCTCGCTTTCGCACCTCGTGAGATTCCCGCGGTCGGCCTCGACCATCTGCATGCCCCTCTTGTGAGCATCCGGGAGCAGGCCGCGCATGTGGTCACGATGCTCCGCCGCGGTGAGCCCATGAGCTTCCGGCAACTCATCGCCGGGTCGGAGCAGAAGGGCGTTGTGATCGCCCGATTCCTGGCCGTTCTCGAGCTCTATCGTGGTGCGTTCATCGCTTTCGAGCAGCTCGAGCCGCTCGGCGAACTCACCATTCAATGGACCTCTGAGCACTGGTCCGATGACAGCCTCGCCAATCTGGGAGCCGACTATGGACACTGA
- a CDS encoding ParA family protein: MTAQHDDSALLPGFDAPEIGPTGRPLTHFPVPAPLRGHGPARVITLCNQKGGVGKTTTTINLGAALAEYGRKVLAVDFDPQGALSAGLGVATHDVPTIYDLLLGSIANPAEAIVPSTVPGLDVIPANIDLSAAEVHLVNEVARETILARVLRKVSDDYDVILIDCQPSLGLLTVNALTAAHGVLIPLECEFFALRGVALLVETIDKVRDRLNPAIELDGILATMYDARTLHSREVLERVVETFGDQVLETVIGRTVKFPDASVAGTPITSFAPEHAAAEAYRQLARELISRGAVA, encoded by the coding sequence ATGACGGCGCAGCACGACGACTCGGCACTCCTGCCCGGTTTCGACGCACCGGAGATCGGGCCGACCGGTCGGCCGCTCACGCACTTCCCGGTGCCTGCTCCTTTGCGCGGACACGGTCCCGCTCGTGTGATCACGCTCTGCAATCAGAAGGGCGGCGTCGGCAAAACGACGACCACGATCAATCTGGGCGCCGCGCTCGCCGAGTACGGGCGCAAAGTGCTCGCGGTCGACTTCGACCCGCAGGGCGCTCTGTCCGCGGGACTCGGTGTCGCGACCCACGACGTGCCCACGATCTACGACCTGCTATTGGGCTCGATTGCGAACCCCGCCGAAGCCATCGTTCCGAGCACCGTCCCCGGGCTCGACGTCATTCCCGCCAACATCGACCTCTCCGCGGCCGAGGTGCACCTCGTCAACGAGGTCGCGCGTGAGACGATCCTCGCGCGTGTGCTGCGCAAGGTCAGCGACGACTACGACGTCATCCTCATCGACTGCCAGCCGTCGTTGGGGCTCCTCACCGTGAATGCCCTCACCGCTGCACACGGCGTTCTCATCCCGCTCGAGTGCGAGTTCTTCGCGCTCCGCGGTGTCGCCCTGCTCGTGGAGACGATAGACAAGGTGCGCGATCGCCTCAACCCCGCGATCGAGCTCGACGGCATCCTCGCCACCATGTACGACGCTCGCACCCTGCACTCTCGCGAGGTGCTCGAGCGTGTGGTGGAAACGTTCGGCGATCAGGTGCTCGAGACGGTGATCGGGCGCACCGTGAAGTTCCCGGATGCGAGTGTTGCCGGCACCCCGATCACGAGTTTCGCTCCCGAGCATGCGGCAGCAGAGGCGTACCGGCAGCTGGCCCGAGAGTTGATTTCGCGTGGCGCGGTCGCCTGA
- the xerD gene encoding site-specific tyrosine recombinase XerD codes for MTTTRHSLADGIGRYLRHVTIERGLSANTVQAYRRDLDVYATFLAERTVTDATDVTSAHVAEFATWLRTRPERPLSASSTARMLSSVRNLHRFLLDEGMTATDAATDARPPKLGMRLPKAISIEQMESVLRATEGDDIRSLRDHALLELLYATGARISEIVSLNVDDLVDDDVVRLTGKGNKQRIVPVGSFAREALGAYLVRARPTLSATGRSTPALFLGMRGDRLSRQNAWLIIRSAAERADLGVTISPHTFRHSFATHLLAGGADVRVVQELLGHSSVATTQIYTLVTADTLRDMYTTAHPRAR; via the coding sequence GTGACGACCACCCGTCACTCACTAGCCGACGGCATCGGTCGGTACCTCCGGCACGTCACGATCGAGCGCGGACTCTCCGCCAACACGGTGCAGGCCTATCGCCGCGACCTCGACGTGTATGCGACCTTCCTTGCCGAGCGCACCGTGACCGACGCGACCGACGTCACCTCGGCGCACGTCGCGGAGTTCGCGACGTGGTTGCGCACGCGGCCGGAGCGCCCGCTCAGCGCCTCATCCACCGCGCGCATGCTCTCGTCTGTGCGCAACCTCCACCGGTTCCTCCTTGACGAGGGGATGACCGCCACGGATGCCGCGACCGACGCACGCCCTCCGAAGCTCGGCATGCGTCTGCCGAAGGCCATCTCGATCGAGCAGATGGAGTCGGTACTTCGCGCCACCGAGGGAGACGACATCCGTTCGCTCCGCGACCACGCCCTTCTCGAGCTGTTGTACGCCACGGGCGCCCGCATCTCCGAGATCGTGTCGCTCAACGTCGACGACCTTGTCGACGACGACGTCGTGCGTCTGACGGGAAAGGGCAACAAGCAGCGCATCGTCCCCGTAGGAAGTTTCGCAAGGGAAGCCTTGGGGGCGTACCTGGTTCGCGCGCGCCCCACCTTGTCGGCGACCGGGCGATCGACTCCAGCCCTGTTCCTCGGGATGCGCGGAGATCGACTGTCCCGACAGAACGCGTGGCTCATCATCCGCAGTGCCGCAGAGCGCGCGGACCTCGGTGTGACGATTTCGCCGCACACCTTCCGGCATTCCTTCGCGACTCATCTGCTCGCGGGCGGAGCTGACGTGCGTGTCGTCCAGGAGTTGTTGGGGCACTCCTCGGTCGCGACCACCCAGATCTACACACTCGTGACCGCAGACACCCTGCGCGATATGTACACGACGGCTCACCCTCGGGCCCGCTGA
- a CDS encoding NUDIX domain-containing protein: protein MSAEGITGTDEPIADEPVALTVTSSTREFAGRVWDIRRETFDIAGSSVTRDFVDHTGAVAVLAMDDDGRVLVIQQYRHPIRTRDWELPAGLLDLPGEDPLLAAQRELAEEVDLVAGTWNVLSDLMLTPGGSNEVIRVYLARDLSAADETFERTEEEAEIVSRWIPLEDAVDAVLERRVQNSILCIAVLAAHAARSRDWRSLGEPDAPWSQRDVVKA, encoded by the coding sequence GTGAGCGCTGAGGGGATCACCGGCACCGACGAGCCGATCGCCGATGAGCCTGTCGCGCTGACGGTCACCTCGTCCACCCGGGAGTTCGCGGGCCGGGTATGGGACATCCGCCGTGAGACATTCGATATCGCGGGCTCCTCGGTGACACGCGACTTCGTCGACCACACGGGAGCGGTTGCCGTGCTCGCGATGGACGACGACGGTCGGGTTCTCGTGATTCAGCAGTACCGGCATCCGATCCGCACCCGCGATTGGGAGTTGCCGGCCGGGCTGCTCGACCTGCCGGGGGAGGATCCGCTTCTTGCCGCGCAACGCGAGCTGGCGGAAGAAGTCGATCTCGTCGCCGGGACCTGGAATGTGCTCTCCGACCTGATGCTGACACCCGGTGGGAGCAACGAGGTGATCCGGGTCTACCTCGCGCGGGATCTGTCAGCGGCCGACGAGACCTTCGAGCGCACGGAGGAGGAGGCGGAGATCGTCTCGCGGTGGATTCCACTCGAGGACGCCGTGGATGCCGTGCTCGAGCGCCGTGTCCAGAACTCGATCCTCTGCATCGCGGTGCTCGCCGCACATGCGGCGCGTTCGCGTGACTGGCGTTCGCTTGGCGAACCGGATGCGCCGTGGTCTCAGCGCGACGTCGTGAAGGCGTGA
- a CDS encoding CTP synthase, with amino-acid sequence MVDKSHEAVTKHIFVTGGVVSSLGKGLTAASLGNLLTARGLRVVMQKLDPYLNVDPGTMNPFQHGEVFVTDDGAETDLDIGHYERFLDINLDQAANVTTGQIYSQVIARERRGEYLGDTVQVIPHITDEIKRRMRLQAQPGPAGEPAPDVIITEIGGTVGDIESQPFIEAARQVRHELTRRNVFFVHVSLVPFMGASGEQKTKPTQHSVAALRSIGIQPDALVLRSDRPVSESNKRKIALMCDVDERAVVNAVDVPSIYDIPTMLHDQGLDAYIIDQLGLEANDVNWDGWSELLKSVHEPKHEVTIGLVGKYIDLPDAYLSVTEALKAGGFAHQSKVAIRWVPSDECETPEGAARMLGDLDGILVPGGFGVRGIEGKLGALKFARENGIPALGLCLGLQCMVIEYARDVAGLSGASSSEFDPETEFPVIATMAEQVDIIADGNLGGTMRLGLYEAALEPGSIVEELYGASSIAERHRHRYEVNNAYRQQIADAGLKFSGISPDRTLVEFVELPRDVHPFYVGTQAHPELRSRPNRAHPLFRGLVGAALERQQASRLFEVPEPEEA; translated from the coding sequence GTGGTGGATAAATCGCACGAGGCCGTAACTAAGCACATTTTCGTCACCGGGGGAGTTGTCTCCTCTCTGGGTAAGGGCCTCACCGCCGCGAGTCTGGGCAACCTTCTCACCGCACGAGGTCTTCGTGTGGTCATGCAGAAGCTCGACCCTTACCTGAACGTCGACCCGGGAACGATGAACCCGTTCCAGCACGGTGAGGTGTTCGTCACGGATGACGGCGCCGAGACCGACCTCGACATCGGACACTACGAGCGGTTCCTCGACATCAATCTCGACCAGGCGGCCAATGTCACCACGGGTCAGATCTACTCGCAGGTCATCGCGAGGGAGCGCCGCGGCGAGTACCTGGGCGACACCGTGCAGGTCATCCCGCACATCACCGACGAGATCAAGCGCCGGATGCGGCTCCAGGCGCAGCCGGGGCCGGCAGGTGAGCCCGCTCCCGACGTGATCATCACGGAGATCGGTGGAACGGTGGGTGACATCGAGAGCCAGCCCTTCATCGAGGCGGCTCGCCAGGTGCGTCACGAGCTGACGCGCCGCAACGTGTTTTTTGTACACGTCTCGCTCGTGCCTTTTATGGGAGCCTCCGGCGAGCAGAAGACGAAGCCGACGCAACACTCCGTCGCGGCGTTGCGCTCGATCGGTATCCAGCCCGACGCGCTCGTGTTGCGCAGCGATAGGCCGGTTTCGGAGAGCAACAAGCGCAAGATCGCGCTCATGTGCGATGTGGACGAGCGTGCCGTCGTGAACGCGGTCGACGTGCCGAGCATCTACGACATCCCAACGATGCTCCACGACCAGGGCCTCGACGCCTACATCATCGACCAGCTCGGTCTCGAGGCGAACGACGTGAACTGGGACGGCTGGAGCGAGCTCCTGAAGTCGGTGCACGAGCCGAAGCACGAGGTCACGATTGGTCTCGTCGGCAAGTACATCGACCTGCCGGACGCCTACCTTTCGGTGACGGAGGCGCTCAAGGCCGGTGGTTTCGCCCACCAGTCCAAGGTCGCCATCCGGTGGGTGCCCTCGGACGAGTGCGAGACACCCGAGGGTGCAGCACGCATGCTCGGCGATCTGGACGGCATCCTCGTTCCCGGTGGGTTCGGGGTGCGCGGCATCGAGGGCAAACTCGGGGCTCTCAAGTTCGCCCGCGAGAACGGCATCCCCGCCCTCGGCCTGTGCCTCGGACTTCAGTGCATGGTGATCGAGTACGCGCGGGACGTCGCCGGTCTCAGCGGAGCATCCTCTTCGGAGTTCGATCCGGAGACCGAATTCCCGGTTATCGCGACGATGGCAGAGCAGGTCGACATCATCGCCGACGGAAATCTCGGCGGCACGATGCGTCTCGGCCTCTACGAGGCGGCGCTCGAACCCGGTTCGATCGTCGAGGAGCTCTACGGAGCGTCGTCGATCGCCGAGCGTCACCGCCATCGCTACGAGGTCAACAACGCCTACCGTCAGCAGATCGCGGATGCCGGACTAAAGTTCTCCGGAATCTCCCCGGACCGCACCCTCGTCGAGTTCGTCGAGCTACCGCGGGACGTGCATCCTTTCTACGTCGGAACGCAGGCCCACCCGGAGCTGCGCTCGCGCCCCAACCGCGCCCACCCGCTGTTCCGCGGACTCGTGGGGGCCGCGCTCGAACGTCAGCAGGCGTCGCGTTTGTTCGAGGTTCCTGAGCCAGAAGAGGCCTGA
- the recN gene encoding DNA repair protein RecN, translating into MIEEISIRDLGVIAQAHLPLGAGFTAVTGETGAGKTMVVSALGLLLGSRADTGAIRSGADGAAVEGRWLVDADGPVADRVRDAGGEVDDGELILSRSVSAEGRSRATVGGRSAPVGVLSEIGEQLVVVHGQSDQVRLRSATAQREALDRFGGPDLARLIDEYSTHFRQWQVSQGELDVLIAEGDSREREAMEVRAALVEIEEVAPERGEDLALAERADVLSNLEGLRFAAAQAHGLLSSDAADDTTDAIGLLGAARRELERVAHHDASLAPVIEALTAASAAVSDASTSLASYLASLDADGARELEAVNERRALIASIVRQYGPTLDDAIDFLDTGSARLLELDNDSSRIDQLRASVDRDRERVIALADDLTQRRTAAAASLSTQVTDELAALAMPDSTLTIRVEDRPDYALTGKDQVEFLLTPHPGAEPRPLGRGASGGELSRVMLAIEVVLAGVDPVPTFVFDEIDAGVGGASAIEVGRRLARLSASSQVIVVTHLAQVAAFATNHLRVTKDRDGAVTASSVEQLSGEERLSEMARLLSGLPDSESGLAHARELLELSSSAS; encoded by the coding sequence GTGATCGAGGAGATCTCCATTCGCGATCTCGGGGTCATCGCCCAGGCACATCTGCCGCTCGGTGCCGGATTCACTGCCGTGACCGGTGAAACGGGGGCCGGTAAGACGATGGTTGTCTCCGCGCTCGGACTGCTCCTCGGCTCGCGTGCCGACACGGGGGCGATCCGCTCGGGAGCGGACGGTGCCGCCGTGGAAGGTCGTTGGCTCGTGGATGCCGACGGGCCCGTTGCCGATCGGGTACGCGACGCTGGCGGTGAGGTCGACGACGGCGAACTCATCCTCAGCCGGTCCGTCTCGGCGGAGGGTCGCAGCCGCGCCACCGTCGGCGGTCGTAGCGCACCCGTCGGGGTGCTGTCGGAGATCGGAGAGCAGCTCGTTGTTGTGCACGGTCAGTCTGACCAGGTGCGGTTGCGGTCGGCAACAGCACAGCGCGAGGCTCTCGACCGATTCGGCGGGCCCGACCTCGCGCGCCTCATCGACGAGTACTCGACTCATTTCCGTCAGTGGCAGGTCTCTCAGGGAGAACTCGACGTTCTCATCGCCGAAGGCGATTCTCGAGAGCGCGAAGCGATGGAGGTTCGCGCTGCTCTCGTGGAGATCGAAGAGGTCGCGCCCGAGCGTGGTGAGGACCTCGCACTGGCCGAGCGTGCGGATGTTCTCAGCAACCTCGAGGGGCTGCGCTTCGCGGCGGCCCAGGCCCACGGTCTCCTGTCATCGGACGCGGCGGATGACACGACCGACGCCATCGGACTGCTCGGTGCCGCCCGGCGCGAGCTTGAGCGCGTTGCGCACCACGACGCGAGTCTCGCACCGGTCATCGAGGCGCTGACCGCTGCATCCGCGGCCGTCTCTGACGCCTCGACGAGCCTTGCGAGTTATCTCGCGTCCCTCGACGCCGACGGGGCTCGGGAGCTGGAAGCCGTGAACGAGCGCCGAGCGCTCATCGCGTCGATCGTGCGACAGTACGGGCCGACGCTCGACGACGCTATCGATTTTCTCGACACGGGCAGCGCACGGCTCCTCGAACTCGACAACGATTCCAGTCGCATTGATCAGTTGCGTGCGAGTGTCGACCGGGACCGTGAGCGGGTCATTGCGCTCGCGGACGATCTCACACAACGACGTACCGCCGCAGCGGCGAGCCTGTCAACGCAGGTAACGGACGAGCTCGCGGCACTCGCGATGCCGGATTCCACTCTCACGATCAGGGTGGAGGATCGCCCTGACTACGCGCTCACGGGCAAAGACCAGGTGGAGTTCCTCCTCACGCCGCATCCCGGCGCCGAGCCGCGCCCGCTCGGGCGCGGAGCATCCGGTGGTGAACTCTCGAGAGTGATGCTCGCCATCGAGGTTGTGCTCGCCGGTGTCGACCCGGTGCCGACGTTCGTCTTCGACGAAATCGATGCCGGCGTGGGTGGTGCCTCCGCGATCGAGGTGGGTAGGCGCCTGGCGAGGCTCAGTGCCTCGTCACAGGTGATCGTCGTCACTCATCTCGCGCAAGTGGCGGCGTTCGCCACCAACCATCTTCGAGTGACGAAGGATCGGGACGGCGCGGTAACTGCGTCGAGCGTCGAACAGCTCAGCGGCGAGGAACGTCTCTCGGAGATGGCCCGACTGCTCTCGGGTCTCCCGGATTCGGAGAGCGGTCTCGCACACGCTCGGGAACTCCTCGAGCTGTCGTCCTCAGCCAGCTGA
- a CDS encoding NAD kinase: MTSDRHILVVAHTGRADSLDAAIEVCRQLVGGGIVPVLPEDGHLEIVQAAPDLSGAALLDVDVDRRDLELVIVLGGDGTILRASELARGCSAPLLGVNLGHVGFLAESEREELGETIARALARDYQVEERMTLSVRVKLDGEVIYETWALNEASVEKANRERMLEVVIEVDGRPLSSFGCDGVVMSTPTGSTAYSFSAGGPVVWPALDAMLLVPISAHALFARPLVVSPESALAVEILERTPGGAVLWCDGRRTFDLPPRARVVVRRSPIPVRLARLAQAPFTDRLVRKFALPVTGWRGPGSEEGAKP, from the coding sequence GTGACATCCGATCGGCACATCCTCGTTGTCGCGCACACCGGACGAGCCGATTCCCTCGATGCGGCCATCGAGGTGTGCCGACAGCTCGTCGGTGGCGGCATCGTGCCCGTCCTGCCCGAGGACGGCCATCTCGAGATCGTCCAGGCGGCGCCTGACCTCAGCGGAGCCGCGTTACTCGACGTCGATGTCGACCGCCGCGACCTCGAGCTGGTCATCGTGCTCGGTGGCGACGGCACCATTCTTCGGGCATCCGAGTTAGCTCGCGGCTGTTCCGCGCCGCTGCTGGGGGTCAATCTCGGGCACGTCGGATTCCTTGCCGAGAGTGAGCGCGAGGAACTCGGAGAGACCATTGCCCGTGCCCTCGCGAGGGACTACCAGGTCGAAGAGCGCATGACCCTCTCGGTGCGGGTCAAGCTCGACGGAGAGGTCATCTACGAGACGTGGGCGCTCAATGAGGCGTCGGTGGAGAAGGCCAATCGGGAGCGCATGCTCGAGGTGGTCATCGAGGTAGACGGTCGGCCCCTGTCATCCTTCGGATGCGACGGCGTGGTGATGTCCACCCCCACCGGCTCGACTGCCTACTCGTTCTCTGCTGGGGGCCCCGTGGTGTGGCCGGCCCTCGACGCGATGCTGCTCGTGCCGATCAGTGCGCACGCCCTGTTCGCGCGACCGCTGGTCGTGAGCCCCGAATCGGCCCTCGCCGTGGAAATCCTCGAGCGCACGCCCGGTGGCGCTGTGCTGTGGTGCGATGGACGTCGCACCTTCGATCTGCCTCCGCGCGCCAGGGTTGTTGTGCGACGTTCCCCGATCCCTGTTCGGCTCGCCCGGTTGGCGCAGGCTCCGTTCACCGACCGGCTCGTGCGCAAATTCGCCCTCCCGGTGACGGGGTGGCGGGGACCGGGAAGCGAGGAGGGCGCGAAGCCGTGA
- a CDS encoding TlyA family RNA methyltransferase produces the protein MTDQRLDAALAARGLARSRTHAAALIAEGLVTVDGAPSVKASARVRQTQRLEVAAPDHYVSRAAHKLLAALDGFSIDPAGRSALDVGASTGGFTQVLLERGASSVVALDVGHGQLAEPVRTDARVTVLEGVNARYLDSAGYAELVGSDARPSLVVGDLSFISLALVLPALLEVAELGADFVLLIKPQFEVGRGGIREGIVRSAALRDEAVMGVLWAAWDLGLGTAGILPSPIAGSAGNREYLAWLTAQGGSNPAEWSAAVSAIA, from the coding sequence ATGACTGACCAACGTCTCGACGCGGCTCTTGCGGCGCGCGGGCTGGCGCGATCCCGCACCCACGCCGCGGCGCTCATCGCCGAGGGCCTCGTCACCGTTGATGGTGCTCCTTCCGTCAAAGCTTCCGCGCGCGTGCGCCAGACTCAGCGGCTCGAGGTCGCGGCGCCCGACCACTACGTGAGCCGGGCCGCGCACAAGCTGCTCGCCGCGCTCGATGGCTTCTCCATCGACCCAGCGGGCCGGAGCGCACTCGACGTAGGGGCCTCCACGGGGGGATTCACCCAGGTTCTGCTCGAGCGTGGCGCCTCCAGCGTCGTCGCACTCGACGTCGGCCACGGGCAACTAGCGGAACCGGTGAGAACGGATGCCCGCGTGACGGTTCTCGAAGGCGTCAACGCGCGGTACCTCGACTCCGCGGGCTACGCAGAGCTCGTGGGATCCGACGCGCGCCCGAGCCTCGTCGTCGGTGATCTGTCGTTCATCTCGCTGGCCCTCGTGCTTCCCGCCCTCCTCGAGGTTGCGGAACTCGGCGCCGACTTCGTGTTGCTCATCAAGCCACAGTTCGAGGTGGGGCGGGGCGGAATCCGCGAGGGAATCGTGCGCAGTGCGGCGCTGCGGGACGAGGCCGTGATGGGGGTGCTCTGGGCTGCGTGGGATCTGGGACTCGGCACCGCCGGCATCCTTCCCTCCCCAATCGCCGGGTCGGCAGGCAACCGCGAGTATCTGGCCTGGTTAACCGCGCAAGGCGGCAGCAATCCGGCAGAATGGAGTGCAGCCGTTTCCGCGATCGCGTGA
- a CDS encoding HAD-IIA family hydrolase, whose amino-acid sequence MSSVLREIDVVLADLDGVIYRGPNAIEYAVESINALDSAIRVGYLTNNASRSDATVAAHLSDLGLRVAPEDVVTSPQAAMTLLAELVPAGSTILVVGGEGLTVELERRGFIVTRTGDDNPAAVVQGFDPSVGWLQLAEAAFVLGGEAGASIPWVATNTDWTIPQARGTAPGNGTLVSAVHTAVGRLPVVAGKPEVAIFDEAFRRFGSRRALMLGDRLDTDILGANRAGIPSVLVLTGIDQAKQVLAAVPDQRPTYIVDDLRSLHEDYPETMTVDEGDSVLTIVRDARVRRRAHVITVESGSGIDLLRAGAAAIWNSGAAIYGLDVPAELYS is encoded by the coding sequence GTGAGTAGCGTCTTGCGCGAGATCGATGTTGTTCTCGCGGATCTCGATGGTGTGATCTATCGCGGACCAAACGCTATCGAATATGCCGTCGAAAGCATAAACGCTCTTGATTCCGCGATCCGGGTGGGTTACCTCACCAACAATGCGTCTCGCTCAGACGCGACGGTTGCCGCTCACCTGTCCGACCTGGGGCTGCGTGTTGCGCCGGAGGATGTTGTCACCTCGCCCCAGGCCGCGATGACACTGCTGGCCGAGTTGGTGCCGGCGGGCTCCACGATTCTCGTTGTGGGCGGCGAAGGTCTCACCGTTGAACTCGAACGCCGTGGTTTTATCGTGACGCGAACCGGTGATGACAATCCGGCCGCGGTGGTCCAGGGCTTCGACCCGTCCGTGGGCTGGCTTCAGCTCGCCGAGGCGGCGTTTGTGCTCGGGGGTGAGGCCGGCGCATCCATTCCTTGGGTCGCCACCAACACCGACTGGACGATCCCGCAGGCGCGCGGCACCGCGCCCGGAAACGGAACTCTTGTCTCCGCCGTTCACACGGCGGTCGGCAGATTGCCGGTGGTCGCCGGAAAGCCGGAGGTCGCGATCTTTGATGAGGCATTTCGGCGATTCGGTTCGCGCCGGGCGCTCATGCTCGGAGATCGGCTCGACACAGACATCCTGGGCGCTAATCGTGCCGGGATTCCTTCGGTGCTCGTTCTTACGGGCATTGACCAGGCGAAGCAGGTCTTGGCAGCCGTGCCCGACCAACGACCGACCTACATCGTCGACGACCTGCGATCGCTTCACGAGGACTACCCGGAGACGATGACTGTCGACGAGGGCGATTCGGTGCTCACGATCGTGCGGGATGCGCGGGTGCGCCGACGCGCTCACGTGATCACCGTCGAATCGGGCAGCGGAATCGACCTGTTGCGTGCCGGAGCGGCCGCGATCTGGAACTCGGGCGCGGCAATCTACGGGCTCGACGTGCCGGCGGAACTATATTCGTGA
- a CDS encoding tetratricopeptide repeat protein — translation MAAQLIEEDPELAHRHATSAARRGGRIGIVRESLAITAYATGDFGLALRELRTYRRITGRDDQLPLMVDSERGLGRPDRALELGRSVTRSSLPVPVQVELAIAMSGARLDQGDAEAALLELEIPQLDPTTAYSYSPALFAAYATVLEDLGREEEAATWWRRADVAAEALDPAPDTIEIVEEEEVESSE, via the coding sequence ATGGCTGCTCAGCTGATCGAGGAGGATCCCGAGCTTGCCCACCGGCACGCGACATCCGCGGCTCGTCGAGGTGGCCGAATCGGTATCGTGCGCGAGTCACTGGCGATCACCGCCTACGCGACGGGGGACTTCGGTCTCGCGCTTCGTGAATTGCGGACCTATCGGCGCATCACCGGTCGCGACGATCAGTTGCCTCTCATGGTGGACAGCGAACGAGGTTTGGGTCGCCCAGACCGGGCTCTCGAGTTGGGCAGGTCGGTCACTCGTTCCTCTCTGCCGGTGCCCGTGCAGGTGGAGCTTGCCATCGCCATGTCCGGCGCGCGCCTGGATCAGGGCGACGCGGAGGCCGCGCTCCTCGAGCTCGAGATTCCTCAGCTCGACCCCACTACCGCGTACTCCTACAGCCCAGCGCTCTTTGCCGCCTACGCGACCGTCCTCGAGGACCTCGGCCGCGAGGAGGAAGCCGCGACGTGGTGGAGGCGGGCGGATGTCGCCGCCGAGGCACTAGACCCCGCGCCTGACACAATCGAGATCGTCGAAGAAGAAGAGGTCGAGTCGAGTGAGTAG